Proteins encoded in a region of the Quercus lobata isolate SW786 chromosome 8, ValleyOak3.0 Primary Assembly, whole genome shotgun sequence genome:
- the LOC115957407 gene encoding clathrin light chain 2-like: MSSFPDSFTQPGDDSVTSTGSTRPFDDDGYQGYDPRLPSQRFDSFAATHFADSDSLKDSATDSPIFHNNNDTSFSAGDDAVASQPVSEIYADEAIGEDFDGGFPGSDGPILPPPTEMEPEEGFALREWRRENAILLEEKEKREKEVLSQIIDEADEFKVDFYRRRKVTCEQNIVTNREKEKIFLANQEKFHAEADKNYWKAIAELVPNEVPAIEKKRGKKDQEKKPSVAIVQGPKPGKPTDLSRMRQIILKLKHNTPPHLKPSPPAPAPAKDAKTSCTAVAAEAKAAADVASPEAVAAA, translated from the exons ATGTCATCGTTTCCCGACTCGTTTACTCAACCCGGCGACGACTCGGTCACCTCAACCGGGTCGACTCGTCCGTTCGACGACGATGGTTACCAAGGTTACGACCCTCGTCTCCCCTCCCAGCGATTCGACTCGTTTGCCGCGACTCATTTCGCCGACTCTGACTCACTCAAGGACTCGGCCACCGATTCACCGATCTTCCACAACAACAACGACACCTCTTTCTCCGCCGGCGATGACGCGGTCGCGTCGCAGCCAGTCTCGGAGATCTACGCCGATGAAGCGATCGGTGAGGACTTCGATGGAGGGTTTCCTGGATCGGACGGTCCGATTTTGCCCCCTCCGACGGAGATGGAGCCTGAGGAAGGCTTCGCTCTCAGGGAATGGAGGAG AGAGAATGCGATCCTGCTAGAGGAGAAGGAGAAGAGGGAGAAGGAGGTGTTGAGCCAAATAATTGACGAAGCTGATGAATTCAAAGTTGATTTCTACAGGAGGAGGAAGGTTACTTGTGAACAGAACATAGTCACTAATAGGGAGAAGGAGAAG ATATTTCTGGCCAACCAAGAGAAGTTCCATGCTGAGGCTGATAAAAATTACTGGAAGGCCATTGCAGAGTTAGTTCCTAATGAAGTTCCTgctatagaaaagaaaagagggaagAAAGATCAGGAGAAGAAGCCTTCTGTTGCCATTGTTCAAGGTCCAAAGCCTGGAAAGCCAACTGACCTTTCAAGGATGCGGCAGATAATCTTGAAACTAAAGCACAACACACCTCCTCACCTGAAGCCTTCACCACCAGCACCAGCCCCCGCAAAAGATGCTAAAACTAGCTGTACGGCTGTTGCAGCTGAGGCTAAGGCTGCAGCTGATGTGGCTTCTCCTGAGGCTGTTGCTGCAGCTTGA
- the LOC115954859 gene encoding putative receptor-like protein kinase At3g47110 — protein sequence MTIHQTNLSASSCSLYLHVILLFSICLLCLQPNFTATAPTNGTDRLALLKFKESVPHDPYNILNSWNDSMHFCNWLGIKCSRRHQRVTVLDLQGYKLRGSLSPYIGNLSFLRSIILTNNSFYGQIPREIGRLFRLQQLYLDNNTLEGEIPSNLSNCSNLIFIYLGVNKLTGKIPAELGSLMKLERLRLPINNLAGGIPSSLGNLSLLNNFNVEYNNLVGNVPGAIGQLKHLRLFAIGINKLSGTIPSSLYNMSSLKIFSAAVNQLNGTLPANIGLILPNLQNIFIGGNEFSGTIPTSLCNATQLELIDLSGNKFLGSVPTNLGNLLNISWLDLSDNNLGRGFPFLTSLTNCSKLTMLDLSANQFGGVLPNSLSNLSTQLTKIYLGGNEISGTIPASLGNFINLYAFGLDDNHFTSIIPTSFGRFQKMQALFLSGNKLFGEIPTIIGNLTRLFRLDLQENKLEGTIPLSIVNCQNLQLLDISQNNLNGSIPQQLIGPSSLPLLLLNLSHNSFSGKLPFEVGNLKIIIGLDVSNNNLSGEIPTSIGNFLMLENLYLQGNSFEGAISSSMASLKGLRHLDLSQNNLSGPIPEGLKKLPLLENLNLSFNNFVGEVPTEGVFKNTSAISLIGNTKLCGGIPKLQLPKCPVKVMKPRKSISFKLRIVIISIFLLFFLFSSFLVLFWVKKSKKKPPSMVSTIGLLPNVSYKELYQVTSGFSPNNLIGSGSFGTVYKGALDQEERLVAIKVLNLQKKGASKSFMAECNALQNIRHRNLVKIITCCSSIDYRGNQFKALVFEFMSNGSLDNWLHPGLDNENQSRNLSLLQRLNVAIDVAFAIEYLHNHSVQPIIHCDLKPSNVLLDKDMVAHVSDFGLARLLSITNDSSGKQTSTVGIKGSIGYAAPEYGMGGEASAEGDMYSYGILLLEIFLGKRPTDDIFKDGLNIHNFAMMALPDKIVQIVDPTLLLREVDEAPSKIVATREDNNDNEIQVDKEAQGILNLCQMDANVHKCLVSILETGLACSMESPKDRMKMKEVTRELHLIKSAFLGSGIRKSGFRRIQV from the exons ATGACGATTCACCAAACCAATTTGAGTGCATCGTCTTGTTCTCTATACCTTCATGTGATTCTACTCTTTTCCATATGCCTACTCTGCTTGCAACCCAACTTTACTGCCACTGCTCCAACAAATGGGACTGATCGTTTGGCTTTGCTCAAATTTAAAGAATCTGTACCTCATGATCCATATAACATATTGAACTCATGGAATGACTCTATGCACTTCTGTAACTGGCTTGGGATCAAATGCAGCCGTCGACACCAAAGAGTCACAGTCTTAGACCTACAAGGCTACAAGTTACGTGGATCTTTATCACCTTACATAGGCAACCTCAGCTTTCTTAGGTCCATTATCCTCACAAATAACAGCTTCTATGGTCAGATTCCACGAGAAATTGGTCGTTTGTTCCGACTGCAACAGCTTTATCTTGACAATAACACGTTGGAAGGTGAAATACCATCCAACTTGTCCAACTGCTCCAATCTCATATTCATATATCTTGGTGTGAATAAGCTTACTGGAAAAATTCCAGCAGAGCTAGGCTCTTTAATGAAGTTGGAACGTCTTAGGCTTCCCATAAACAATTTGGCAGGGGGAATCCCATCTTCCCTAGGAAATCTTTCGTTGCTCAATAATTTCAATGTAGAGTACAATAATTTGGTGGGAAATGTTCCAGGTGCCATTGGCCAATTAAAACACTTAAGACTTTTCGCAATTGGGATCAATAAATTGTCAGGTACAATCCCTTCCTCTCTTTACAATATGTCATCCCTCAAAATCTTTTCAGCTGCAGTCAACCAACTTAATGGCACACTTCCAGCCAACATAGGCCTCATACTTCCTAAcctccaaaatattttcatagGTGGAAATGAGTTCTCTGGGACAATCCCTACTTCATTATGCAATGCAACTCAACTTGAACTAATTGATTTAAGTGGGAATAAATTTCTAGGATCAGTTCCAACTAATTTGGGCAATTTGTTGAATATTTCCTGGTTAGATTTGAGTGATAATAATCTAGGAAGGGGCTTCCCTTTCTTGACATCATTGACAAACTGTAGTAAACTTACTATGTTGgatttatctgcaaatcaaTTTGGAGGCGTTCTGCCCAATTCTTTGTCCAACTTGTCAACCCAACTCACAAAAATCTATCTTGGAGGCAATGAAATATCTGGAACCATTCCTGCATCATTAGGgaatttcatcaatttatatGCCTTCGGCTTAGATGATAATCACTTCACAAGCATCATTCCCACTAGCTTTGGGAGGTTTCAGAAGATGCAAGCATTATTTTTAAGTGGAAACAAATTGTTTGGAGAAATACCAACCATCATAGGCAACCTTACTCGGTTGTTCCGACTTGAtttacaagaaaacaaattagAAGGAACCATACCTCTTAGTATAGTAAATTGCCAAAATTTGCAACTCTTGGACATTTCACAAAATAACCTCAATGGATCCATACCCCAACAGCTTATTGGTCCTTCTTCCCTTCCCTTGCTACTCCTCAATTTATCTCACAACTCATTCAGTGGCAAACTCCCATTTGAAGTAGGTAATCTGAAAATTATTATTGGACTTGATGTCTCTAACAATAACCTGTCTGGTGAAATTCCTACATCCATAGGAAATTTTTTGATGTTGGAAAACCTTTACCTACAAGGGAATTCCTTTGAAGGAgccatttcatcatctatggCTTCTTTAAAAGGTCTTCGGCATCTAGATCTTTCACAAAATAACCTATCAGGACCCATTCCAGAGGGTTTAAAGAAGCTTCCtcttttagaaaatttgaatctttCATTCAATAATTTTGTAGGTGAGGTACCAACGGAAggagttttcaaaaacacaAGTGCCATATCATTGATTGGAAATACAAAACTTTGTGGTGGTATACCAAAATTACAGTTGCCCAAATGCCCTGTAAAAGTCATGAAACCAAGAAAGTCCATTAGCTTCAAACTACGAATTGTTATTATTTCCATctttctacttttctttttgttttcatcctttcttgttcttttttgggtgaaaaaatcaaaaaagaaaccTCCTTCTATGGTTTCAACAATAGGCCTCCTTCCAAATGTTTCGTACAAAGAACTCTATCAAGTAACTAGTGGATTTTCTCCAAATAATTTAATTGGATCTGGCAGTTTTGGCACTGTATATAAAGGAGCTCTTGATCAGGAAGAAAGGTTAGTTGCTATAAAGGTCCTTAACCTTCAAAAAAAGGGAGCTTCCAAAAGTTTCATGGCTGAATGCAATGCATTACAAAATATCCGTCATCGGAATCTTGTTAAGATAATAACATGTTGCTCTAGCATAGATTACCGTGGGAATCAATTCAAGGCACTAGTATTTGAATTCATGTCAAATGGAAGCTTAGATAATTGGCTGCATCCAGGGCTAGACAATGAAAATCAATCAAGGAACTTGAGCCTTCTTCAAAGACTAAATGTTGCAATTGATGTGGCTTTTGCAATAGAATATCTTCACAACCATTCTGTGCAACCAATCATTCATTGTGATTTAAAGCCAAGCAATGTTCTTCTTGACAAAGACATGGTTGCTCATGTAAGCGATTTTGGTTTGGCGAGGCTCCTCTCAATCACTAATGATTCTTCTGGAAAGCAAACTAGTACAGTTGGTATAAAGGGATCAATTGGTTATGCTGCACCAG AGTATGGCATGGGTGGGGAGGCATCAGCAGAGGGGGACATGTATAGCTATGGTATATTACTATTGGAGATCTTCCTAGGAAAGAGACCCACTGATGACATATTTAAAGATGGTCTCAATATCCACAATTTTGCTATGATGGCACTGCCAGACAAAATTGTTCAAATTGTGGATCCAACCCTTCTACTAAGAGAAGTTGATGAAGCCCCATCAAAAATAGTGGCAACTAGAGAAGATAATAATGACAATGAAATTCAAGTAGACAAAGAAGCTCAAGGTATTTTGAACCTGTGCCAAATGGATGCCAATGTGCATAAGTGTTTAGTATCAATCCTTGAGACTGGACTTGCTTGTTCAATGGAGTCACCAAAAGACAGAATGAAGATGAAGGAAGTTACCAGGGAACTACATTTGATCAAAAGTGCTTTTCTTGGTTCTGGTATCCGCAAAAGTGGATTTAGGAGAATCCAAGTTTAA